In bacterium, the genomic window GCGGAGATGTTCCGTTCTCGCTCGCGCAGCGTGTCTTCGACCCGGCGCGATTCGGTGATGTCGATGAGCAGTTCGTCGAAGACTCGCTTGCCGGCGTACGTGCTCACCGAGCCGCGGACCGCGAGCCAGTATACCGCGCCGGTGGTCATGTGGACGACCCGGAACTTGTAGTCATCCGGATACGCGCCCGTCTTGCGGGCCGACGCCTCAGTCGATTTGACCTGCTCGATGTCATCCGGGTGGATGCGGCTGAAGAAGGCGGGATTGTCGACGAAAATCGTGTCGCGCTTGATGCCCCAGAAGTTCTCCACCGCCGGGCTGATGGCCAGTATCCGCCCTTCCTCGGCGAAACGCACGACGACATAGCCGTGTGCCGACTCGACGAGCGACCGGTAGCGTTCTTCGCTTTCGCGCAGGGCCGTCTCCAGCTTGCGGCGCTGGAATTCGATGTCGCGGGCATCCGCGCCCGGCGGCGGCGCCGCTTCGTACGCGGCGGGCGCGGCCGCGAGTCGCATCCCGTTCTCTTTGACTTCCTGTTCGAGCTTCTTCAATTCGGTCAGTTCTTCGTACATCACGGCAATACGGGTGACCTGTCCTTCGCTGTCGAGCATCGGGAAGACGGTGGCGCGGAAGCAGATCTTGCGGCCCGGAATGCCCGGTAAGCCGATCTCGGTCGGGTCGTACCAGGTGGGCGGAGTCTCGACCCGGGCGCCGGCCAGGACGCGCCGCAGTTGCGGTTCCAGCAGCCCCGCGCGCTTCAGTCCGCGCTCGTCGAAGAGCGCGATGCCGGGTGGCGGGACCTTGCCGAGCAGCCGCTCGGCTGCCTTGTTGCTGCGGAGCGGCTTGCCCGCGGGCGAGAAGAGCTCGATGCCCACCGGGCTGGAATCGACGAAGCCGTCGAAGGCCGCGCCGGCGCGCAGTTCGGCCCGGGAACGCTCGGCGTCCTCGAATGCCGCCTGTTCTTCGGCTTCGCGTCGCGGGTCACGGCTGCGGGGGGGCATTGCCTCAGACCTCAGTCGGCCGCCGGCTCTCGGCCGCAGGCAGGTGCAGAGATAGTCATGTTTGAGACCGCGTCAGGATATTGGATAACCGACAGGAGTCAATGTCGGTTTCCCCATGGGCGGAAAACGCAGAGATCAGAAATCAGAAACCAGAATGCAGAGTGGCCGATGTCCGTGCTTCTGGTAGCTGCTATCTGAATTCTGAATTCCGATTTGTCAGGTTCCTCGTTGGAAAGAGCCGGCGGTCAGAATCGAACTGACGACCTGCGGTTTACGAAACCGCTGCTCTACCGACTGAGCCACGCCGGCGCCGTGCGATTGTAGCCGGCACGTGGCAAGAGTCAAGCGAAGTGTGGTTCCACGGAACCGATATCGAAGCCACGAAGGACACGAAATGAACGAGGAGACCAGCCGCAGATTACTCAGAGGTTCCGGAATCCGGACCTGAATCTGCGGAATCTGTGAAATCTGTGGATGTCTGCCTCGGCTTCGTTTCGCTGCGTTCTTGCGGCCATCTATTCGTACTCAGGGCGGTTGGTGGCTGCGGCCCGGGGAATGCATCCGGCTTGCACGCCGTCGTCTTGTCGCTAGAATGCACTAGTGCAGTACGTCGACCGACGGCAGGTTTGCGGTTCCGCTTCCTTGGTTGTGAATTCCGGTGAGGAGGTAGTCTTGAGGCACACAATTCCGGCATTGGTCGCAGGCATCCTGTTCCTGGCCACACTCTGCATGGGCTACGGTGGGTT contains:
- a CDS encoding PAS domain S-box protein; the encoded protein is MPPRSRDPRREAEEQAAFEDAERSRAELRAGAAFDGFVDSSPVGIELFSPAGKPLRSNKAAERLLGKVPPPGIALFDERGLKRAGLLEPQLRRVLAGARVETPPTWYDPTEIGLPGIPGRKICFRATVFPMLDSEGQVTRIAVMYEELTELKKLEQEVKENGMRLAAAPAAYEAAPPPGADARDIEFQRRKLETALRESEERYRSLVESAHGYVVVRFAEEGRILAISPAVENFWGIKRDTIFVDNPAFFSRIHPDDIEQVKSTEASARKTGAYPDDYKFRVVHMTTGAVYWLAVRGSVSTYAGKRVFDELLIDITESRRVEDTLRERERNISAIVTSYSDGVFTMDNEWIVRDWSPGAEKETRIATSEAIGKRLWEVYPDIEKSGFGPIFRKVLLEHVSEHHEGFYQDGREKYAGWFAVSVYPYGAGVLAMIRNVSQRKRAELAWRDAEAKLNAMMAVPDLIVTLKDHNLRYTMASPGAMKMMGANAGDSVIGKTDLEIYSSKVSSLIVSQDRQVLERAQSAELEIALPDGAGPNAAWYHISKQPWLGPGGTVIGILDVAFDVTTRVRAQQELLRRREFFEKTLHEQEQTLSRARDELSRWTK